The Shewanella mangrovisoli genome has a window encoding:
- a CDS encoding curlin has product MPSLYTRFLVLLILLCSCLTPSQAADVSELPITLQALIERSGRDNLIDLVQQGTANQAIVIQSGSDNSAYVTQAGNDNVSLVTQIGSNNEVQLLQVGTQNTASITQIGNDNLVQLNQLGSGNFSIQQIADGAAISITQY; this is encoded by the coding sequence GTGCCAAGTCTATACACACGCTTTTTGGTACTGCTCATCTTGTTATGTAGTTGTCTGACGCCCAGCCAAGCGGCGGATGTCAGTGAACTGCCTATCACCCTGCAGGCGCTCATTGAGCGCTCTGGGCGCGATAACCTTATCGACCTAGTGCAGCAAGGTACGGCAAACCAAGCAATAGTGATCCAGTCGGGCAGCGATAACAGCGCCTATGTGACACAAGCGGGTAACGATAACGTTTCGCTTGTGACACAGATTGGTTCCAACAATGAAGTCCAACTACTGCAAGTCGGCACTCAAAACACTGCTTCAATCACCCAGATTGGCAATGACAATCTGGTGCAGTTGAACCAACTAGGAAGCGGCAATTTTTCGATCCAGCAGATTGCAGACGGTGCTGCAATCTCAATAACTCAATATTAA
- a CDS encoding curlin, producing MKSQAKKSLIALAIATGLSGQAFAASLVNDINVEQTGQGQDTLVAQTGLINAAAVTQTGNDQVATVLQDGVWHEAQVNSTGDANEVTVTQQTDWHVASVNVTGNNNVAEVAQDGFFNQSSNDITGSDNLVSVNQLGEVNESQVEITGNENSAFVEQEGDANFAVFRVQGDNNDGDIKQYGNNNQAGLIALDLTANVGNNNDVSVEQIGNNNFGAAKGIAGNDNSIDIYQKGDSHTGFVYALAGSENDITMKQEGSNNTAYLSMTTGDDNSIDIAQDGDRNTVGDTLVADIQGNDNDITIKQRGNSNGAEFQVWGDSNDVDLKQRGDANFATFGAYGTDNDFDLSSKGDNNELVAFATGEDNSIEISQEGDVNFAYVDAVGNDNEVDVEQDGGQNETIISVTGNNNADVTALQHRGDLNLIDLIIEGDENSAQITQAGNGNWVGGDSGTSFASSSFGVRGDNNSLMITQTGNDNLVVGSQAGNSNSISVNQSGDMNVATVVQY from the coding sequence ATGAAATCACAAGCGAAAAAATCACTCATTGCGCTAGCTATTGCAACTGGCTTAAGTGGCCAAGCGTTTGCGGCCAGTCTCGTTAACGACATCAACGTCGAGCAAACTGGCCAAGGTCAAGACACCTTAGTCGCGCAAACAGGATTGATTAACGCTGCAGCAGTGACCCAAACGGGTAACGACCAAGTTGCCACCGTATTACAAGATGGTGTGTGGCATGAAGCGCAAGTTAACTCAACGGGTGATGCCAACGAAGTCACAGTGACTCAACAAACTGATTGGCATGTTGCGTCAGTTAACGTCACTGGCAATAACAACGTCGCTGAAGTGGCACAGGATGGTTTCTTCAACCAAAGCAGCAACGACATCACTGGTAGCGACAACCTGGTTTCTGTTAACCAATTAGGTGAAGTGAACGAAAGCCAAGTTGAAATCACTGGCAACGAAAACAGTGCCTTCGTAGAACAAGAAGGTGATGCCAACTTCGCCGTATTCCGCGTACAAGGCGATAATAACGATGGCGACATCAAGCAATACGGTAACAACAACCAAGCGGGTTTAATCGCACTCGACCTGACCGCAAACGTGGGTAATAACAACGACGTATCGGTTGAACAGATTGGTAACAACAACTTTGGTGCGGCTAAAGGCATCGCGGGTAACGACAACAGCATCGATATCTATCAAAAGGGTGATAGCCACACTGGCTTCGTTTACGCCTTAGCGGGTAGTGAGAACGATATCACCATGAAACAAGAAGGCAGCAACAACACTGCTTACCTTTCAATGACCACGGGTGATGACAACAGCATTGATATCGCTCAAGACGGCGACCGCAACACTGTAGGCGATACTTTAGTGGCTGACATTCAAGGTAATGACAACGATATCACTATCAAGCAACGTGGCAACAGCAACGGTGCAGAGTTCCAAGTATGGGGCGATAGCAACGACGTTGACTTAAAACAACGTGGTGACGCTAACTTCGCAACCTTTGGCGCTTACGGTACTGACAACGACTTCGACTTATCTTCTAAGGGTGATAACAACGAGCTGGTTGCCTTCGCAACAGGTGAAGACAACAGCATCGAAATCAGCCAAGAAGGTGATGTGAACTTCGCCTATGTGGATGCCGTTGGTAACGACAACGAAGTGGATGTTGAGCAAGATGGCGGACAAAACGAAACCATCATTAGCGTAACAGGTAACAACAACGCCGATGTGACTGCACTGCAACACCGTGGTGATCTGAACCTTATCGATTTAATCATCGAAGGTGATGAAAACTCAGCTCAAATCACTCAAGCGGGTAACGGTAACTGGGTAGGTGGCGATAGCGGCACTTCATTCGCTTCAAGCTCATTTGGCGTGCGTGGTGACAACAACAGCCTAATGATTACACAAACAGGCAATGACAACTTAGTTGTCGGTTCACAAGCTGGCAATAGCAACAGCATCAGCGTTAATCAAAGCGGTGATATGAACGTTGCAACTGTTGTTCAGTACTAA
- a CDS encoding helix-turn-helix transcriptional regulator, producing the protein MSTINELVFLHQVAAPCHLAILAESIGLKTRIVKQASELNLDKGQRSFCLIAQKGAALDNKGIPLLASRLVPHVPVALYQVERNSLDQESAMLLGIRGLLFADQRMDLMLTGLRKMVADELWYDRTLLSKMFRRVVQKLDGQNEMPADTVAMLQALTSRERTIIQFVSSGARNKEIAHRLCISEHTVKAHISSIFRKTQSRNRVELLRWAQTYQTHFEFCS; encoded by the coding sequence TTGAGTACTATCAATGAGTTAGTTTTTCTGCATCAAGTGGCAGCGCCTTGCCATTTGGCGATACTAGCAGAATCTATCGGGTTAAAAACACGGATTGTTAAACAGGCTTCTGAGTTAAATTTAGATAAAGGACAGCGCAGTTTCTGTTTAATCGCCCAAAAGGGCGCGGCCTTAGACAATAAAGGGATCCCACTCTTAGCGTCACGTCTTGTGCCACATGTTCCCGTCGCTTTGTATCAAGTCGAGCGTAATTCTTTAGATCAAGAGTCAGCCATGCTGCTGGGGATCCGCGGTCTGTTATTTGCAGATCAGCGGATGGATTTGATGCTAACGGGGCTGCGTAAAATGGTGGCCGACGAACTTTGGTACGATAGAACCTTGCTCAGTAAGATGTTTCGCCGTGTGGTGCAAAAGTTGGATGGGCAAAATGAGATGCCCGCCGATACCGTAGCCATGTTGCAAGCGCTTACCTCCAGAGAGAGGACCATTATTCAGTTCGTCTCCAGTGGGGCGCGCAATAAGGAGATTGCCCATAGACTCTGCATCAGTGAGCATACGGTGAAGGCGCATATTTCCTCTATTTTCCGTAAGACCCAGTCTCGCAATCGCGTTGAACTATTACGTTGGGCGCAAACTTATCAAACCCATTTTGAGTTTTGCAGTTAA
- a CDS encoding DUF2238 domain-containing protein, protein MNNKIIWCGIYLSVLIWSAIKPADPFTWWLEALPALVAVPLLFFTRKRFPLTPLVYFLVLVHCCVLFVGAHYTYAEVPLFDTIAQWMGTERNNYDKVGHFAQGFIPAMLAREIMLRNQAVKPGAWCAFLVTCFVLAFSAFYELIEWWVAAATGEGAEAFLGTQGYVWDTQSDMFLALIGAIVALISLSRVQDKQIAKLIGQA, encoded by the coding sequence TTGAATAACAAAATCATTTGGTGCGGTATTTACCTCTCAGTTTTAATATGGTCGGCGATAAAACCCGCAGATCCATTCACTTGGTGGCTTGAAGCCTTGCCCGCATTAGTGGCCGTGCCCTTGCTCTTTTTTACCCGCAAGCGTTTTCCGCTGACGCCCTTAGTGTATTTTTTGGTGCTAGTGCATTGCTGTGTGTTGTTTGTTGGCGCGCACTATACCTATGCCGAAGTGCCACTGTTCGACACGATTGCCCAGTGGATGGGGACAGAGCGCAACAACTACGACAAGGTAGGACATTTTGCTCAAGGTTTTATTCCGGCCATGTTAGCCCGTGAGATTATGTTACGTAATCAAGCCGTTAAACCTGGAGCCTGGTGTGCCTTTCTCGTCACCTGCTTTGTGCTGGCCTTCAGCGCCTTCTACGAACTGATTGAATGGTGGGTGGCCGCCGCGACGGGCGAAGGCGCCGAGGCCTTTTTAGGTACTCAGGGTTATGTGTGGGATACCCAATCGGATATGTTTTTAGCCTTGATTGGGGCCATTGTCGCACTAATCAGTTTGTCCCGTGTGCAGGATAAGCAAATCGCAAAACTAATCGGTCAGGCTTAG
- the serA gene encoding phosphoglycerate dehydrogenase, protein MAKHSLDKDKIKILLLEGVHQSAVDVFERAGYTNIEYHKASLGDEALLESIKDAHFVGIRSRTQLTAEVLKRAEKLIAIGCFCIGTNQVDLATAELLGIPVFNAPFSNTRSVAELVLGEIIMLMRGIPERNAIAHRGGWMKTAAGSYEVRGKTLGVIGYGHIGTQLGILAETLGMRVVFFDIEDKLPLGNAQQIHSMEQLLAQSDVISLHVPETAQTKDMISTAEFAAMRKGSIFINASRGTVVDIDALTVALKERHLAGAAIDVFPVEPQSNDDEFISPLRGLDNVLLTPHVGGSTAEAQENIGIEVAGKLAKYSDNGSTVSAVNFPEVSLPMHKGISRLLHIHQNRPGVLIKINKAFSEKGINIAAQYLQTTAEIGYVVMEVDTHQAEEALVELKAIEGTLRTRVLF, encoded by the coding sequence ATGGCGAAACATTCGCTGGACAAGGATAAGATCAAGATCCTGTTGTTGGAAGGCGTCCACCAATCTGCGGTCGATGTATTTGAACGTGCTGGATACACCAATATCGAGTATCACAAAGCCTCCTTAGGTGATGAAGCCCTGCTCGAGTCCATCAAAGATGCTCACTTTGTTGGTATTCGTTCCCGTACCCAATTAACGGCTGAGGTATTGAAGCGTGCCGAAAAACTGATTGCGATTGGTTGTTTCTGTATCGGTACTAACCAAGTGGATCTGGCGACCGCCGAATTACTCGGTATCCCAGTATTTAACGCACCATTCTCTAATACCCGCAGCGTGGCTGAACTGGTATTAGGCGAAATCATCATGCTGATGCGCGGCATTCCTGAACGTAATGCTATCGCCCACCGTGGTGGCTGGATGAAGACGGCAGCCGGCAGTTACGAAGTCCGTGGCAAAACCTTAGGTGTGATAGGTTATGGCCATATCGGTACACAGCTCGGGATCTTGGCTGAAACCTTAGGCATGCGCGTGGTGTTTTTCGATATCGAAGACAAACTACCATTAGGCAATGCCCAGCAAATCCATTCGATGGAACAATTACTGGCACAGTCCGATGTGATCAGTTTGCACGTTCCTGAAACGGCGCAAACCAAAGATATGATCAGCACCGCCGAATTTGCGGCCATGCGTAAAGGCAGCATCTTTATCAACGCCTCACGCGGTACTGTGGTCGATATCGATGCCCTAACGGTCGCCCTTAAAGAGCGTCACCTTGCGGGTGCGGCCATCGACGTATTCCCCGTCGAGCCACAATCGAATGATGATGAATTTATCAGCCCATTACGTGGTTTAGATAACGTGCTGCTGACTCCGCACGTGGGTGGCAGTACTGCCGAAGCCCAGGAAAACATCGGTATCGAAGTTGCCGGTAAGTTAGCTAAATACTCTGACAACGGTTCGACCGTATCTGCGGTTAACTTCCCTGAAGTGTCGCTGCCAATGCACAAAGGCATTTCGCGCTTACTGCACATTCACCAAAACCGTCCTGGCGTGCTAATCAAAATCAACAAAGCCTTCTCTGAAAAAGGCATCAACATTGCCGCTCAGTACCTGCAAACCACTGCAGAAATCGGTTATGTGGTGATGGAAGTCGATACTCACCAAGCCGAAGAAGCCTTGGTTGAACTTAAGGCCATTGAAGGCACACTGCGCACCCGCGTATTGTTCTAA